A single genomic interval of Musa acuminata AAA Group cultivar baxijiao chromosome BXJ3-4, Cavendish_Baxijiao_AAA, whole genome shotgun sequence harbors:
- the LOC135636272 gene encoding uncharacterized protein LOC135636272, with the protein MESYCLDACGNLTLPRPPHLVVRRRYFWNPVSPLPLSLPERDRVSTGLRVSCSLAGGRRKEPIRAKKKQNVWSIDNDLAAAKASAEDKIRKSRRRRGRRVRSAGRRGPGARVLVSGSMLMEIETVLQTQEPVIKPAWDTFASSVSGIWKGVGAVFSPFTAEIEPIGIGKQNENLYDCYTRSLIEKVSEGGIFSHIRRKTNWAALNPFGESKKHRAGDKTEDGVSEKETLDVTDKNSDLPSYDSFDLSRGEDLEEDVMDMEPGLVFFEDGSYSKGPVDLPVEGFDESKYFLSPTFKFEQCLVKGCHKRLRIVHTIELNEGGSNIQIIRVAVYEEEWVSPANLDVADDVQFDMKPFSQRKRTQPSELTGSWKVFEVSATPIFSDEPTAEGGLPFVYLCTETLKKRSLPESSVSFGEEEVLDMQDVTVLWLPGGVTGYVDVNKDGILTIGVGWYSDEGINLVMERDYGVDGKLKEVRWKSEVKRRWTDS; encoded by the exons ATGGAGTCTTACTGCCTCGACGCCTGCGGCAACCTCACCCTGCCGCGGCCGCCGCACCTGGTGGTCCGCCGCCGCTACTTCTGGAATCCTGTCTCGCCTCTTCCCCTCTCGCTTCCCGAGCGCGACAGGGTTTCCACTGGCCTCAGGGTTTCTTGCTCCCTCGCCGGCGGCCGGAGGAAGGAGCCGATCAGAGCCAAAAAGAAGCAGAATGTTTGGAGCATTGACAACGATCTCGCCGCCGCCAAGGCCTCCGCGGAGGACAAGATCCGGAAGTctcggaggaggagagggaggcggGTGAGGTCTGCCGGAAGGAGAGGTCCGGGTGCCAGGGTTTTGGTGTCTGGTTCCATGCTCATGGAGATCGAGACGGTTCTCCAGACTCAG GAACCTGTTATCAAACCAGCATGGGATACTTTTGCTAGTAGTGTCAGTGGTATATGGAAGGGTGTCGGGGCAGTCTTTTCTCCATTTACAGCTGAAATAGAGCCAATTGGAATTGGGAAGCAAAATGAGAATCTTTATGATTGTTACACACGTTCACTGATAGAGAAGGTATCTGAAGGTGGTATCTTCTCTCATATTAGGAGGAAGACCAATTGGGCAGCTCTGAACCCATTTGGAGAAAGTAAAAAACATCGAGCaggtgataaaactgaagatggcGTTTCTGAGAAGGAAACTCTTGATGTCACTGATAAAAACTCTGATTTGCCTAGTTATGACTCCTTTGACTTGTCAAGAGGAGAAGATTTGGAGGAAGATGTAATGGATATGGAGCCTGGTCTTGTTTTCTTTGAG GATGGATCATATTCTAAAGGTCCTGTAGACTTACCAGTCGAAGGTTTTGATGAATCCAAATATTTCCTTTCTCCAACTTTTAAGTTTGAACAA TGTTTAGTAAAAGGATGCCACAAGAGACTGCGGATTGTGCACACCATTGAGTTGAATGAAGGAGGGTCTAACATTCAAATAATTAGGGTTGCCGTGTATGAAGAAGAGTGGGTCAGCCCAGCTAATCTCGATGTTGCAGA TGATGTGCAGTTTGATATGAAACCTTTCTCACAACGAAAAAGAACACAACCTTCAGAACTGACTGGTTCTTGGAAGGTATTTGAGGTGAGTGCCACACCGATTTTTAGTGACGAACCAACAGCTGAAGGTGGCTTGCCCTTCGTCTATTTGTGCACTGAGACGTTGAAGAAAAGAAGTTTGCCCGAGAGCTCTGTTTCCTTTGGGGAAGAAGAGGTGCTTGACATGCAAGATGTGACCGTTCTCTGGCTTCCAGGAGGTGTCACTGGATACGTCGATGTGAATAAAGATGGCATCCTCACCATTGGCGTTGGCTGGTACTCAGATGAAGGTATTAACCTTGTGATGGAGAGAGACTATGGGGTGGATGGAAAGCTAAAAGAAGTGAGGTGGAAATCAGAGGTCAAGAGAAGATGGACCGACAGCTAA
- the LOC135636670 gene encoding phospho-2-dehydro-3-deoxyheptonate aldolase 1, chloroplastic-like produces the protein MAPLAASGNLSAVFSLPPTAVAISRHSSPSKVAVCSRNPIVSAAAAGGKAASSTSWAPGSWKSKRALQIPAYTNQEELESVLRSLEAYPPLVFAGEARRLEERLAEAAVGKAFLLQGGDCAESFKEFNANNIRDTFRVLLQMGVVLTFGGQMPIIKVGRMAGQFAKPRSEPFEIKDGVKLPSYQGDNINSDIFDEKSREPDPKRLLKAYSQSAGTLNLLRAFATGGYASIQRVTQWNLDFVEHSEQGDRYMELAQRVDDAIGFMVAAGLTANHPIMATTEFWTSHECLHLPYEQALTREDSTSGQYYDCSAHMLWVGERTRQLDGAHVEFLRGIANPLGIKVSDKMDPSELVKLCEILNHHNKPGRLTIVTRMGAESMRVKLPHLIRAVRQAGLIVTWVSDPMHGNTVKAPCGLKTRSFDAIRSELRAFFDVHEQEGSHPGGVHLEMTGQNVTECIGGSKAVTYDDLSSRYHTHCDPRLNASQSLELAFAIAERLRKRRISSWGKRVFEQNPQAAVA, from the exons ATGGCGCCTCTCGCTGCCTCCGGGAATCTCTCCGCCGTCTTCTCCCTCCCCCCCACCGCTGTTGCCATCAGTCGCCATTCGTCCCCCTCCAAAGTCGCCGTTTGCTCCAGGAATCCAATCGTCTCGGCTGCAGCGGCGGGAGGGAAGGCGGCATCTTCCACGAGTTGGGCGCCGGGTAGTTGGAAGTCGAAGCGGGCGCTCCAGATCCCAGCGTACACGAATCAGGAGGAGCTGGAGTCGGTCCTCCGGAGCTTGGAGGCGTACCCTCCGCTGGTGTTCGCAGGGGAGGCGAGGAGGCTGGAGGAGAGGCTCGCGGAGGCTGCGGTCGGGAAGGCCTTCTTGCTTCAAGGGGGAGACTGCGCCGAGAGCTTCAAGGAGTTTAACGCGAACAATATAAGGGACACTTTTCGCGTTCTGTTGCAGATGGGGGTGGTACTGACCTTTGGAGGACAGATGCCCATCATCAAG GTTGGGCGGATGGCTGGTCAATTTGCGAAGCCCAGATCTGAACCATTTGAAATAAAAGATGGTGTAAAACTTCCTAGTTATCAGGGCGACAATATCAATAGTGATATCTTTGACGAAAAATCTCGAGAGCCAGATCCAAAAAGGTTGCTTAAAGCTTATAGCCAATCAGCTGGAACTCTGAATCTCCTTAGAGCATTTGCTACTGGTGGTTATGCGTCGATTCAGAGAGTCACACAGTGGAACCTTGATTTTGTAGAGCACAGTGAGCAAGGAGACAG ATATATGGAGCTTGCTCAGAGGGTTGATGATGCTATTGGATTTATGGTTGCTGCTGGTCTGACTGCTAATCATCCAATAATGGCCACAACTGAGTTCTGGACATCTCATGAATGCCTTCACCTACCGTATGAGCAGGCATTGACTCGTGAAGATTCAACATCTGGGCAATACTATGATTGTTCGGCCCACATGCTTTGGGTTGGAGAAAGGACACGGCAGCTAGATGGTGCACATGTTGAATTTCTCCGTGGAATTGCTAATCCTCTGGGTATAAAG GTAAGCGATAAAATGGATCCATCTGAGCTTGTCAAACTGTGTGAGATTTTGAACCATCACAACAAGCCTGGAAGGCTAACCATAGTCACAAGAATGGGAGCTGAGAGTATGCGCGTCAAGCTTCCTCATCTAATTAGAGCTGTGCGTCAAGCTGGTCTGATAGTTACTTGGGTGAGCGATCCAATGCATGGAAACACGGTGAAAGCTCCATGTGGCCTGAAGACTCGTTCATTCGATGCAATCAGA TCTGAGCTAAGGGCCTTCTTTGATGTTCATGAACAAGAGGGTAGCCACCCAGGGGGAGTGCACTTGGAGATGACCGGTCAGAATGTTACAGAGTGCATCGGAGGATCAAAGGCAGTTACTTATGATGACTTGAGTTCTCGGTACCACACGCATTGCGATCCCAGACTCAACGCTTCACAGTCCCTGGAACTGGCTTTCGCCATTGCTGAAAGGCTGAGGAAAAGAAGGATCAGCTCATGGGGCAAGCGTGTTTTCGAGCAGAATCCGCAAGCTGCTGTTGCATGA